From Verrucomicrobiia bacterium, the proteins below share one genomic window:
- a CDS encoding 2-dehydropantoate 2-reductase → MKIAIVGSGALGSYYGAKLCRAGHETHFLVRSDLAVVRRDGVRILSAGGDFSVRPAIAGDPGEIGQADLVVVALKTTANAALPALIPPLLGAGTAVLTLQNGLGNEEALAAVVRSGRIFGGLCFVCLNREAPGVIRHIAHGRIVLGAFQRPADAETRAIARIFEESGVPCSVTDDLARVHWEKLVWNIPFNGLGVASVAGWGPWADPPSPWAILREPVLTTDRLLSDARWAGLVRELMLEVIAVARTLGHAIPYSAADEQIQRTRDMGAYRASTVVDFELGRPLELDAMFLQPLRHAVAQGVPAPRLRILCEVLERLSRESSSG, encoded by the coding sequence CGGGACACGAGACGCACTTTCTGGTGCGGTCGGATCTCGCGGTGGTCCGGCGGGACGGTGTGCGCATCCTCAGTGCCGGTGGCGACTTTTCCGTCCGGCCCGCGATTGCCGGCGACCCCGGGGAGATCGGGCAGGCCGATCTGGTGGTGGTGGCCCTCAAGACCACGGCAAACGCGGCACTGCCGGCATTGATCCCGCCGCTTCTGGGGGCCGGCACGGCGGTGCTGACGCTGCAGAACGGCCTTGGCAACGAGGAGGCGTTGGCGGCGGTGGTGCGGTCCGGACGCATCTTCGGCGGCCTGTGTTTCGTGTGCCTGAACCGGGAGGCCCCGGGTGTCATCCGCCATATTGCCCACGGACGCATTGTGCTCGGGGCGTTTCAGCGTCCGGCGGATGCCGAAACGCGGGCGATCGCCCGGATCTTTGAGGAGTCGGGAGTTCCCTGTTCCGTGACGGATGACCTGGCACGCGTGCATTGGGAAAAACTGGTTTGGAACATTCCGTTCAACGGATTGGGTGTGGCGAGCGTGGCGGGATGGGGGCCGTGGGCCGATCCGCCGTCACCCTGGGCGATCCTGCGTGAACCGGTCCTGACGACGGACCGGTTGCTGTCGGATGCGCGATGGGCGGGGTTGGTGCGGGAACTGATGCTGGAGGTGATCGCCGTTGCGCGCACCTTGGGGCATGCGATTCCCTATTCGGCGGCCGATGAGCAGATCCAGCGGACGCGCGACATGGGGGCGTACCGGGCCTCCACGGTGGTGGACTTCGAGCTCGGGCGTCCTTTGGAACTGGATGCGATGTTCCTGCAGCCCTTGCGCCATGCGGTTGCCCAGGGCGTGCCGGCTCCGAGGTTGCGCATCCTTTGCGAAGTTCTGGAACGGCTGTCGCGCGAATCCAGTTCCGGGTGA